A DNA window from Ostrea edulis chromosome 5, xbOstEdul1.1, whole genome shotgun sequence contains the following coding sequences:
- the LOC125652714 gene encoding loricrin-like isoform X2 translates to MRGVFNIICTLCLIPKAYGFSIRRSSFDPNALFQQQAQIASSSIKGSGSVASPSGGTSGSQSGGSSSSSSSFDPNSLNNQMMQSANQGPPNSGSSSGAASSFDPNSLNNQMMQSGGSSSGGFDPNALNNQIMQQNSQSSTGGGSGTASFNPDTVNKPISQSQSAGGSSGGSSSSSQMSGGSSSGSSSFNPNTLNQQMSQPQSTGSGSSMGGGSSASSGSSSSFNPNAMNQQMSQSLSSGGSTGGSSQMSGGSSQMSGGSSQMSGGSSGGFDPTSMNNQMLQNNLQQMATGQQTNANMMSGGSSGGSGGSSSMSSMSGSGGSSGSGGGSFDPNSLNKPENNKIDPSMFMSNMGGSGGSSSSGSSSGGSSSGGSSQMMSGGSSGGGSSGGGSSQMMSTSSMMGGGSSGGSSSGGSSQMMSPSNMMSGGSSGGSSSGGSNQMMSPSNMMGGGSSGGSSSGGSSQMMSPSNMMGGGSSGGSSGGSSSGGSSSSSGGSMPNFNPNQLIQNMMSGMNLMNPSQFVGRKRFVR, encoded by the exons ATGAGAGGGGTGTTTAACATAATATGCACACTATGCTTAATTCCTAAGGCCTATG GGTTCTCCATTAGGCGGTCTTCGTTTGACCCAAATGCATTATTCCAACAACAGGCTCAGATCGCATCTTCCTCCATTAAAGGATCCGGAAGTGTAGCGTCTCCTAGCGGAGGAACCTCGGGTTCTCAATCCGGGGGTTCTTCAAgttcatcatcatcatttgaCCCCAATTCTTTGAACAACCAAATGATGCAGAGTGCAAACCAGGGACCTCCAAACTCAGGCAGTTCTTCCGGCGCTGCGTCGTCTTTTGATCCAAATTCACTCAATAATCAGATGATGCAAAGTGGCGGTTCATCATCGGGAGGATTTGATCCAAATGCCTTGAATAATCAAATAATGCAGCAGAACTCCCAAAGTAGCACCGGAGGTGGAAGTGGAACTGCATCATTTAACCCAGATACTGTAAATAAGCCGATATCGCAGTCTCAAAGCGCCGGTGGttccagtggtggatccagtagTTCTAGTCAGATGAGTGGAGGATCATCGTCCGGCTCATCGTCGTTTAATCCAAATACATTAAATCAGCAGATGTCCCAGCCCCAAAGTACTGGGAGTGGTAGCAGTATGGGAGGCGGTTCCAGTGCTTCCTCCGGTAGTTCTTCCTCTTTCAACCCAAACGCAATGAACCAGCAAATGTCACAATCCCTAAGTTCGGGAGGTTCAACTGGCGGATCTAGTCAAATGAGCGGCGGTTCTAGTCAAATGAGTGGTGGGTCTAGTCAAATGAGTGGTGGATCTA GTGGTGGTTTTGATCCTACATCCATGAATAATCAGATGCTGCAAAATAATCTGCAACAAATGGCCACTGGTCAACAGACAAATGCCAACATGATGAGTGGTGGTTCTTCTGGCGGAAGCGGGGGTAGCTCAAGCATGTCCAGCATGAGTGGTAGTGGCGGATCCAGTGGAAGTGGAGGAGGAAGTTTTGATCCAAACTCTCTTAATAAACCAGAAAATAATAAGATTGACCCTAGTATGTTTATGTCCAATATGGGCGGATCTGGCGGTAGTAGCTCGAGCGGAAGCTCCAGTGGCGGAAGTTCAAGTGGCGGATCCAGTCAAATGATGAGCGGAGGAAGTTCCGGTGGCGGAAGTTCCGGTGGCGGATCCAGTCAAATGATGTCGACTTCCAGCATGATGGGTGGAGGAAGTTCTGGTGGGAGTTCGAGTGGCGGATCTAGTCAAATGATGTCGCCTTCCAACATGATGAGCGGTGGAAGTTCTGGTGGGAGTTCAAGTGGTGGATCTAATCAAATGATGTCGCCTTCCAACATGATGGGTGGAGGAAGTTCTGGCGGAAGTTCGAGCGGCGGATCTAGTCAAATGATGTCGCCTTCCAACATGATGGGCGGTGGAAGTTCTGGCGGGAGTTCTGGCGGAAGTTCAAGCGGCGGATCAAGTTCGAGCAGCGGAGGAAGCATGCCAAACTTTAACCCCAATCAGCTGATACAGAACATGATGAGTGGCATGAATCTCATGAACCCTAGTCAATTTGTCGGCAGGAAAAGATTTGTCCGTTAA
- the LOC125652714 gene encoding uncharacterized transmembrane protein DDB_G0289901-like isoform X1 gives MRGVFNIICTLCLIPKAYGFSIRRSSFDPNALFQQQAQIASSSIKGSGSVASPSGGTSGSQSGGSSSSSSSFDPNSLNNQMMQSANQGPPNSGSSSGAASSFDPNSLNNQMMQSGGSSSGGFDPNALNNQIMQQNSQSSTGGGSGTASFNPDTVNKPISQSQSAGGSSGGSSSSSQMSGGSSSGSSSFNPNTLNQQMSQPQSTGSGSSMGGGSSASSGSSSSFNPNAMNQQMSQSLSSGGSTGGSSQMSGGSSQMSGGSSQMSGGSSQMSSGSNQMSGGSSQMSGGSSSMSGGGFDPTSMNNQMLQNNLQQMATGQQTNANMMSGGSSGGSGGSSSMSSMSGSGGSSGSGGGSFDPNSLNKPENNKIDPSMFMSNMGGSGGSSSSGSSSGGSSSGGSSQMMSGGSSGGGSSGGGSSQMMSTSSMMGGGSSGGSSSGGSSQMMSPSNMMSGGSSGGSSSGGSNQMMSPSNMMGGGSSGGSSSGGSSQMMSPSNMMGGGSSGGSSGGSSSGGSSSSSGGSMPNFNPNQLIQNMMSGMNLMNPSQFVGRKRFVR, from the exons ATGAGAGGGGTGTTTAACATAATATGCACACTATGCTTAATTCCTAAGGCCTATG GGTTCTCCATTAGGCGGTCTTCGTTTGACCCAAATGCATTATTCCAACAACAGGCTCAGATCGCATCTTCCTCCATTAAAGGATCCGGAAGTGTAGCGTCTCCTAGCGGAGGAACCTCGGGTTCTCAATCCGGGGGTTCTTCAAgttcatcatcatcatttgaCCCCAATTCTTTGAACAACCAAATGATGCAGAGTGCAAACCAGGGACCTCCAAACTCAGGCAGTTCTTCCGGCGCTGCGTCGTCTTTTGATCCAAATTCACTCAATAATCAGATGATGCAAAGTGGCGGTTCATCATCGGGAGGATTTGATCCAAATGCCTTGAATAATCAAATAATGCAGCAGAACTCCCAAAGTAGCACCGGAGGTGGAAGTGGAACTGCATCATTTAACCCAGATACTGTAAATAAGCCGATATCGCAGTCTCAAAGCGCCGGTGGttccagtggtggatccagtagTTCTAGTCAGATGAGTGGAGGATCATCGTCCGGCTCATCGTCGTTTAATCCAAATACATTAAATCAGCAGATGTCCCAGCCCCAAAGTACTGGGAGTGGTAGCAGTATGGGAGGCGGTTCCAGTGCTTCCTCCGGTAGTTCTTCCTCTTTCAACCCAAACGCAATGAACCAGCAAATGTCACAATCCCTAAGTTCGGGAGGTTCAACTGGCGGATCTAGTCAAATGAGCGGCGGTTCTAGTCAAATGAGTGGTGGGTCTAGTCAAATGAGTGGTGGATCTAGCCAAATGAGTAGTGGATCTAATCAAATGAGCGGTGGATCTAGTCAAATGAGTGGTGGTTCGTCTAGCATGTCAGGTGGTGGTTTTGATCCTACATCCATGAATAATCAGATGCTGCAAAATAATCTGCAACAAATGGCCACTGGTCAACAGACAAATGCCAACATGATGAGTGGTGGTTCTTCTGGCGGAAGCGGGGGTAGCTCAAGCATGTCCAGCATGAGTGGTAGTGGCGGATCCAGTGGAAGTGGAGGAGGAAGTTTTGATCCAAACTCTCTTAATAAACCAGAAAATAATAAGATTGACCCTAGTATGTTTATGTCCAATATGGGCGGATCTGGCGGTAGTAGCTCGAGCGGAAGCTCCAGTGGCGGAAGTTCAAGTGGCGGATCCAGTCAAATGATGAGCGGAGGAAGTTCCGGTGGCGGAAGTTCCGGTGGCGGATCCAGTCAAATGATGTCGACTTCCAGCATGATGGGTGGAGGAAGTTCTGGTGGGAGTTCGAGTGGCGGATCTAGTCAAATGATGTCGCCTTCCAACATGATGAGCGGTGGAAGTTCTGGTGGGAGTTCAAGTGGTGGATCTAATCAAATGATGTCGCCTTCCAACATGATGGGTGGAGGAAGTTCTGGCGGAAGTTCGAGCGGCGGATCTAGTCAAATGATGTCGCCTTCCAACATGATGGGCGGTGGAAGTTCTGGCGGGAGTTCTGGCGGAAGTTCAAGCGGCGGATCAAGTTCGAGCAGCGGAGGAAGCATGCCAAACTTTAACCCCAATCAGCTGATACAGAACATGATGAGTGGCATGAATCTCATGAACCCTAGTCAATTTGTCGGCAGGAAAAGATTTGTCCGTTAA